From one Triticum aestivum cultivar Chinese Spring chromosome 4B, IWGSC CS RefSeq v2.1, whole genome shotgun sequence genomic stretch:
- the LOC123094882 gene encoding putative F-box/LRR-repeat protein 23, giving the protein MAAAPSASCLLEEPVRLLHNGKDKEVVVREARDWAALPRDVLLDVFSRLDHVDILTGPDIVCSPWRRASVDEPDLWRCVDMRFHCYAFNHSEYLEMVRAAMRRSVGRCEAFWAEGYVTERILSLLADGAPSLKSLRLIYCRDIVDMALKPLITKFSMLEELELSNCLHKFPDTLEAVGAACPLLKRFRLSQIFFYSEYQDDSAAMAIAKMPELRSLQLTANSLTNNGLKAILDGCPHLESLDIRHCYHVCMNGDMQAKCSRIKTLRHPEDSMDDYNLSFNYYTTPNHAGLHQLN; this is encoded by the exons ATGGCCGCAGCACCCTCCGCATCCTGCCTCCTCGAGGAGCCTGTCCGACTGCTGCACAACGGGAAGGATAAGGAGGTGGTGGTGCGGGAGGCGAGGGACTGGGCGGCGCTGCCGCGGGATGTGTTGCTGGACGTGTTCAGCCGGCTGGACCACGTCGACATCCTCACGGGGCCCGACATTGTGTGCAGCCCATGGCGCAGGGCTTCTGTGGACGAGCCGGACTTGTGGCGCTGCGTCGATATGCGCTTCCACTGCTACGCCTTCAACCACTCGGAATACCTTGAGATGGTGAGAGCTGCCATGAGGCGTAGTGTGGGTCGGTGCGAGGCCTTCTGGGCAGAGGGCTACGTCACAGAAAGGATTCTCTCCCTCCTTGCCGACGG GGCGCCATCATTAAAGAGCCTTCGACTCATCTATTGCCGTGATATCGTAGACATGGCCTTGAAGCCGTTGATCACAAAGTTTTCCATGCTTGAGGAGTTGGAATTGTCAAACTGTCTGCATAAATTTCCTGACACACTTGAAGCTGTAGGAGCTGCATGTCCCCTCCTGAAGCGCTTTAGACTGAGCCAAATATTCTTCTACAGTGAATACCAAGATGATAGCGCAGCCATGGCGATCGCCAAGATGCCAGAGCTGCGCTCGTTGCAGCTCACTGCTAATTCGCTCACCAACAATGGTTTGAAAGCCATCCTTGATGGTTGCCCGCACCTAGAGTCTCTCGACATCCGCCATTGTTACCATGTTTGCATGAACGGTGACATGCAAGCAAAGTGTTCTCGGATCAAGACTCTGAGGCATCCTGAAGACTCCATGGATGATTATAACCTCTCATTTAATTACTATACGACTCCAAACCATGCAGGTCTACATCAATTGAATTAA
- the LOC123094884 gene encoding putative F-box/LRR-repeat protein 23, with amino-acid sequence MAAPPSLSCLLEEPRRLPPPPQDGMDTESEWRDWAELPRDVLLAVLSRLDHIEILMGPDLVCSPWRRAATDEPELWRLIDMRFHYADGFYLNSRKLLQMVRAAMRRSAGRCEAFWGGSYVTERILSLVGNAAPSLKSLRLIECHDIVDLALKLVITKFPMLEELELSNCMHRFPETLEVVGDACPLLKRFRLSQRSFYSECVDDSAAMAIAKMPELRSLQLTANSLTNSGLELILNGCPLLESLDIRSCYHVCMDDEMQAKCARIKTLRHPEDSMDDYDMSFNYKIPRPCWSTEPIEYSMGCQSPY; translated from the exons ATGGCCGCACCACCCTCCCTTTCCTGCCTTCTCGAGGAGCCTCGCCGACTGCCACCACCACCCCAGGACGGGATGGATACTGAGTCGGAGTGGAGGGATTGGGCGGAGCTGCCACGGGATGTGTTGCTGGCAGTGCTCAGCAGGCTGGACCACATCGAGATCCTCATGGGGCCCGACTTGGTGTGCAGCCCATGGCGCAGGGCTGCTACGGACGAGCCCGAGCTGTGGCGCCTCATCGATATGCGCTTTCACTATGCCGATGGCTTCTACCTCAACTCCAGGAAATTGCTTCAGATGGTGAGAGCTGCCATGAGGCGTAGTGCGGGTCGGTGCGAGGCCTTCTGGGGCGGGAGCTACGTCACAGAAAGGATTCTCTCCCTCGTCGGCAACGC GGCACCATCATTGAAGAGCCTTCGACTCATTGAGTGCCATGACATTGTGGACTTGGCCTTGAAGCTAGTGATCACAAAGTTCCCCATGCTTGAGGAGTTAGAGCTCTCGAATTGTATGCACCGCTTCCCAGAAACACTCGAAGTCGTAGGGGATGCTTGTCCTCTACTGAAGCGCTTTCGATTGAGCCAAAGGTCCTTCTACAGTGAATGCGTAGATGACAGCGCAGCCATGGCGATTGCTAAGATGCCGGAGTTGCGGTCATTGCAGCTCACTGCTAATTCGCTCACCAACAGTGGTTTGGAACTCATCCTTAATGGTTGCCCGCTCCTTGAGTCTCTCGATATCCGGTCTTGTtaccatgtttgcatggatgatgAAATGCAAGCAAAGTGTGCTAGGATCAAGACTCTGAGGCATCCTGAAGACTCCATGGATGATTATGACATGTCGTTTAATTATAAAATTCCGAGACCATGCTGGTCTACTGAACCAATCGAATACTCTATGGGTTGTCAAAGTCCTTACTAG